TGTCCACGAACTTTTTCCAAGGCACGCTTTACCACACCAGGACCGGAAACTCCGACATTGATGATAACATCTGCCTCACCAACACCATGGAAGGCACCCGCCATAAATGGATTGTCCTCAACAGCATTAGCGAATACAACCAGCTTGGCCGCTCCCATATCTGATAGATTAGCCGTTTCCTTGATAACTCGTCCCATATCTGCTACAGCCGTCATATTGATGCCAGACTTGGTTGAGCCGATATTGACTGACGAGCAGACCTTATCCGTTTCAGCCAAAGCACGAGGAATAGAATTGATAAGAATCTCATCTCCCTTTTGGTACCCCTTTTGTACCAAGGCAGAAAAACCACCAATAAAATCCACACCAATCTCTTTCGCAGCCTTATCAAGCGCTTTTGCCAGAACCACATAGTCTGTCGCATCTGTCGCTGCTCCAATCAGAGAAATAGGAGTCACCGATACACGCTTATTAACGATAGGAATTCCCAACTCAGCTGCAATTTCATCGCCAACAGCCACTAAATTAGCTGCCTTGCTCGTAATCTTTTGATAAATTTTCTCCGCAGCACGATTGATATCTGGATCGATACAGTCCAAAAGGGAAATCCCCATGGTAATAGTTCTGATATCGAAATTTTGCTCCTCAATCATGGCGATGGTTTCAGTAACTTGTCTAATATCCATGTGCACCTCCTAGATATTATACATAGCTTCGAAAATCGCTGCACTCTGAATATTGATTTTCACATTCAAAGTTTGCCCAAAAGTTTCAAACTCATTTCGCAGATAAGTAAAATCCTGCTTTTCATCACTAGAGACGACAGCCATCATCGTGAAATATTCATCCAAGACAGTTTGAGAGATATCATCAATATTCAAACCCAATTCTGCAATTTTACCAGAAACACCTGCAACAATTCCAGATTTATCTTTACCAACAACAGTTATAATCGCTTTCATAAGCAAACTCCAATTCTTCTTAAAATAAGAAACCTGAACATTAAACAGGATTCTTTTCAAATAGTATAGCATAATTCTAACGAAAATACTCAAAAACGCCTGCTTACGAAGTTGTTCTTAAGCAAAAAACAATTTCGTAAACAAGCGTCTACTATCCCAACTTATGATGAGTGTTCCCGCTAGGACCGAAATCCTAGCGGTAGACCAGAGCTAGACTAAGAGCACAAGACTCCATCATCATAACACTCAACAAAATTGATGATTTTATACTAATTCGATGATCGCCATTGGCGCTGCATCACCACGACGTGGTTCAGTTTTAAGGATACGAGTGTATCCACCGTTACGTTCAGCATAACGAGGTGCGATTTCTGAGAACAATTTTTGAAGTGCTGTAGTAGAAGTGTACTTATCAGTTGCTTCATCATAGTTTTCAGATGCGATTTCATTACGTACGAAAGCAGCTGCTTGACGACGTGCATGCAAATCACCACGTTTACCTAGAGTAATCATTTTTTCAACAGTTTTACGGATTTCTTTAGCACGAGCTTCAGTTGTCACGATTGATTCGTTGATCAAAAGGTCAGTTGTCAAATCGCGAAGCATTGCTTTACGTTGTGAGCTAGTGCGTCCTAGTTTACGGTAAGCCATGTATTCCTCCTTTATTTATCTTTTAATCCAAGACCCAAATCAATGAGTTTGAGTTTCACTTCTTCCAAACTCTTGCGTCCAAGATTTCGTACTTTCATCATCTCTGCTTCAGATTTTTCTGTCAAATCATGCACAGTATTGATACCGGCACGTTTTAAACAGTTGTAT
This portion of the Streptococcus mitis B6 genome encodes:
- a CDS encoding PFL family protein, which translates into the protein MDIRQVTETIAMIEEQNFDIRTITMGISLLDCIDPDINRAAEKIYQKITSKAANLVAVGDEIAAELGIPIVNKRVSVTPISLIGAATDATDYVVLAKALDKAAKEIGVDFIGGFSALVQKGYQKGDEILINSIPRALAETDKVCSSVNIGSTKSGINMTAVADMGRVIKETANLSDMGAAKLVVFANAVEDNPFMAGAFHGVGEADVIINVGVSGPGVVKRALEKVRGQSFDVVAETVKKTAFKITRIGQLVGQMASERLGVEFGIVDLSLAPTPAVGDSVARVLEEMGLETVGTHGTTAALALLNDQVKKGGVMACNQVGGLSGAFIPVSEDEGMIAAVQNGSLNLEKLEAMTAICSVGLDMIAIPEDTPAETIAAMIADEAAIGVINMKTTAVRIIPKGKEGDMIEFGGLLGTAPVMKVNGASSFDFISRGGQIPAPIHSFKN
- a CDS encoding ACT domain-containing protein; the protein is MKAIITVVGKDKSGIVAGVSGKIAELGLNIDDISQTVLDEYFTMMAVVSSDEKQDFTYLRNEFETFGQTLNVKINIQSAAIFEAMYNI
- the rplQ gene encoding 50S ribosomal protein L17 yields the protein MAYRKLGRTSSQRKAMLRDLTTDLLINESIVTTEARAKEIRKTVEKMITLGKRGDLHARRQAAAFVRNEIASENYDEATDKYTSTTALQKLFSEIAPRYAERNGGYTRILKTEPRRGDAAPMAIIELV